One region of Glutamicibacter sp. B1 genomic DNA includes:
- a CDS encoding thymidylate synthase encodes MNIATPYEDLLKDVLENGTSKEDRTGTGTISVFGRQIRFDLQDSFPLITTKRVHFKSVAAELLWFLRGESNVKWLQDQGVRIWNEWADEDGELGPVYGVQWRSWPTPDGGHIDQISQLVESLKNNPDSRRHIVSAWNVSEIQNMALPPCHVFFQFYVADGKLSCQLYQRSADMFLGVPFNIASYALLTMMLAQQLDLEPGEFIWTGGDVHIYTNHLEQVKEQLSRDPYPYPTLSFTSKPESIFDYTLEDFSINDYQHHPTIKGTVAV; translated from the coding sequence GTGAACATTGCGACGCCTTATGAAGACTTGCTCAAGGATGTGCTGGAAAACGGTACTTCCAAAGAAGACCGCACCGGAACCGGAACTATCTCCGTTTTTGGTCGCCAAATCCGCTTTGATCTTCAAGATTCCTTCCCTCTGATCACCACCAAGCGAGTGCATTTTAAGTCGGTCGCGGCTGAACTGCTGTGGTTCTTGCGTGGTGAATCCAATGTGAAGTGGCTGCAGGATCAGGGCGTGCGTATCTGGAATGAGTGGGCCGATGAAGACGGAGAACTCGGCCCCGTCTACGGCGTGCAGTGGCGTAGCTGGCCAACCCCAGACGGTGGCCACATCGATCAGATTTCTCAGCTGGTTGAGTCCCTCAAAAATAACCCCGACTCCCGTCGTCACATCGTCTCGGCCTGGAATGTCTCGGAAATTCAAAACATGGCTTTGCCCCCATGCCACGTTTTCTTCCAGTTTTATGTAGCCGATGGCAAACTCTCCTGCCAGCTTTATCAGCGCAGCGCAGACATGTTCCTGGGTGTGCCTTTCAACATCGCTTCCTACGCTCTGCTGACCATGATGCTGGCACAACAGCTGGATCTTGAGCCCGGTGAATTCATTTGGACCGGCGGCGACGTGCACATCTACACCAACCACCTAGAACAGGTTAAGGAACAGCTCAGCCGCGATCCTTACCCGTACCCAACGTTGAGCTTCACGTCCAAGCCTGAGTCAATCTTTGACTACACGCTAGAAGACTTCAGCATCAATGATTACCAGCATCACCCAACCATCAAGGGAACTGTCGCCGTATGA
- a CDS encoding MFS transporter — MPGSGATLTMQPTGNAQPSVIHWRNALMAAYLASGLLISALVSRLPAVRDALELDHAKVGLLLLCMSAGSFLSVSISGQLVLRLGAANVMRIAATIGGGSLLLVGVSTGLLGNTLACGIFLFTQGLGTASWNVASNVQGAAMERALGKSIMPALHGFFSIGTVIGAGIGALAAGIGLPLQYHYGLVGLIIIGTVLYSSRYFGEDFSRTSSNSRTSNGPSLKRAWTEPQTVLLGVLVLGMALAEGAAGDWVALALADGYQTTEATGAIGYGVFVTAMTLTRLLSGDLILRLGRVTMIRASAISAFIGVLLFAFGHSLPLAFVALAIWGMGVALTFPLAMSAASDDPIHAATRVAVVSTIGYGAFLGGPPLLGLLAQAIGLLPALGSISLLIVLAFILSSNTAGYPQDEQPNEN; from the coding sequence GTGCCAGGCAGTGGTGCAACTCTAACGATGCAGCCTACCGGTAATGCGCAACCGTCAGTAATCCACTGGCGCAACGCGTTGATGGCTGCCTATCTGGCCAGCGGTCTACTGATTTCCGCGTTGGTCTCGCGCCTGCCCGCGGTGCGCGACGCACTTGAACTAGACCATGCGAAGGTAGGTTTACTCCTACTGTGTATGAGCGCAGGTTCTTTCCTGTCGGTCTCCATCTCGGGCCAATTGGTGTTGCGTCTGGGCGCAGCAAACGTGATGCGCATTGCCGCAACCATTGGTGGTGGCTCCTTACTCCTGGTTGGAGTCAGCACCGGGCTTCTGGGTAATACCCTCGCCTGCGGAATCTTCTTGTTTACTCAAGGACTAGGGACAGCTTCTTGGAACGTGGCATCTAACGTTCAGGGAGCGGCCATGGAACGCGCGTTAGGCAAGAGCATCATGCCGGCTCTCCACGGATTCTTTTCCATAGGAACTGTCATTGGCGCGGGTATTGGAGCACTGGCAGCAGGCATTGGCCTGCCGTTGCAGTACCATTATGGGCTCGTCGGTCTAATCATCATCGGTACCGTGCTTTATAGTTCTCGTTACTTCGGTGAAGACTTCAGCCGCACCTCCAGTAACTCTCGCACGTCCAATGGCCCATCACTTAAGCGTGCCTGGACCGAACCACAGACAGTGCTCCTCGGTGTGCTGGTCTTGGGCATGGCGCTCGCCGAAGGAGCAGCAGGGGACTGGGTCGCCTTGGCCCTGGCAGACGGTTATCAGACCACCGAAGCTACCGGCGCTATTGGTTATGGCGTATTTGTCACTGCCATGACCCTGACGAGGTTGCTCTCTGGAGATCTGATTTTGCGTCTGGGTCGGGTGACCATGATCCGCGCCAGTGCGATTTCTGCTTTTATCGGTGTCTTGCTCTTTGCCTTTGGCCACAGTTTGCCACTGGCCTTCGTTGCACTAGCAATTTGGGGTATGGGTGTTGCTTTGACCTTCCCGCTAGCCATGAGCGCTGCCTCCGATGATCCAATTCATGCCGCTACACGAGTAGCCGTGGTTTCTACCATTGGTTACGGAGCGTTCTTGGGCGGGCCACCATTATTAGGGCTGTTAGCTCAAGCGATTGGTCTACTGCCGGCTCTGGGATCAATTTCTTTGCTGATCGTCTTAGCGTTTATTCTTTCGTCGAATACCGCTGGCTATCCGCAAGACGAGCAACCTAACGAAAACTAA
- the asd gene encoding aspartate-semialdehyde dehydrogenase encodes MTSSVGFVGYRGMVGSVLMQRMLDEGDFAQIDPVFFSTSNAGGQAPSFAQGAGALEDAYDIQTLSKLPIIVTAQGGDYTTKVHSELRKSGWDGLWIDAASTLRMNDDSVIVLDPVNRNVIDQSLESGVKDFVGGNCTVSCMLMGLGGLFKNNLIEWGTAMTYQAASGGGARHMRELLTQFGDINASVASELADPASAILDIDRKVLETQRGNLDATQFGVPLGGSLIPWIDADLGNGQSREEWKAGMETNKILQTSGENHIIMDGLCVRIGAMRSHSQALTLKLKEVLPVSEIESILASDNEWAKVIPNEKEATMDQLTPVAASGTLDIPVGRIRKLEMGPEYISAFTVGDQLLWGAAEPLRRMLAIAQGRL; translated from the coding sequence ATGACTTCATCTGTTGGTTTTGTAGGTTACCGTGGCATGGTTGGCTCCGTGCTAATGCAGCGAATGCTCGACGAGGGCGATTTTGCGCAGATCGATCCGGTATTTTTCTCCACTTCGAATGCGGGCGGACAGGCCCCTTCTTTCGCGCAGGGCGCTGGCGCTCTAGAGGATGCTTATGACATCCAAACGCTGTCCAAGCTGCCTATTATCGTTACCGCTCAGGGCGGAGACTACACCACCAAGGTTCATTCAGAACTTCGTAAGTCCGGCTGGGATGGCCTATGGATCGATGCGGCTTCCACGCTACGCATGAACGATGACTCGGTTATCGTTCTAGACCCAGTGAACCGCAATGTTATCGATCAGTCCCTTGAATCTGGAGTCAAAGACTTTGTCGGCGGTAACTGCACCGTTTCATGCATGCTTATGGGTCTGGGAGGGTTGTTCAAGAACAACCTGATCGAGTGGGGCACCGCCATGACTTATCAGGCTGCTTCCGGTGGCGGAGCACGCCACATGCGTGAGCTGCTCACCCAGTTTGGCGACATCAATGCTTCTGTAGCTTCCGAACTAGCTGATCCTGCCAGCGCCATCTTGGACATTGATCGCAAGGTGCTTGAAACTCAGCGCGGAAACCTCGATGCCACGCAGTTCGGTGTTCCTCTCGGCGGTTCGTTGATCCCATGGATCGATGCAGACCTAGGCAATGGCCAGTCCCGCGAAGAGTGGAAGGCTGGAATGGAGACCAACAAGATCCTGCAGACTTCCGGCGAGAACCACATCATCATGGATGGTCTGTGTGTCCGTATCGGTGCCATGCGCTCGCACTCTCAGGCTTTGACTCTTAAGTTGAAGGAAGTTTTGCCTGTTTCGGAGATTGAGTCGATTCTTGCCTCCGATAACGAGTGGGCCAAGGTCATTCCTAACGAGAAGGAAGCGACCATGGATCAGCTGACTCCGGTTGCTGCTTCCGGCACCCTGGACATCCCGGTAGGCCGCATCCGCAAGCTCGAAATGGGCCCAGAATACATCTCCGCTTTCACTGTGGGAGACCAGCTGTTGTGGGGAGCTGCTGAGCCGCTACGCCGCATGCTGGCTATCGCACAGGGCCGCCTCTAA
- a CDS encoding dihydrofolate reductase — translation MTEAPRHAERLEPLLGAIWAQANNGIIGAQGSMPWHVPEDLAHFKRITAGHPVIMGRATWNSFPEKFRPLPGRTNVVLTAQSDLHDQLRKDGAVPASTLDEALALARKADGGEEVWIIGGGKVYAQALDLLDVAVITKLDLEPAGDTSAPQLSEDFVIGATDPSLDSDDADWHVSSTGTRYRFETWLRQKD, via the coding sequence ATGACCGAAGCACCGCGCCATGCCGAGCGGCTAGAACCGCTACTCGGAGCCATTTGGGCTCAGGCGAACAACGGAATCATCGGTGCCCAAGGCTCTATGCCATGGCATGTCCCCGAAGACTTGGCTCACTTCAAGCGCATCACCGCGGGCCATCCTGTCATTATGGGACGCGCTACATGGAATTCCTTCCCGGAAAAGTTCCGCCCCCTTCCAGGACGTACCAATGTGGTGCTCACCGCCCAGTCTGATCTCCACGATCAGTTGCGCAAGGACGGCGCGGTTCCGGCGTCAACTTTGGACGAAGCACTAGCCTTGGCGCGCAAGGCTGATGGCGGCGAAGAGGTCTGGATCATCGGTGGTGGCAAGGTTTACGCGCAAGCGCTGGATTTGCTGGACGTCGCCGTGATCACCAAATTGGATCTGGAACCTGCCGGGGACACGTCTGCGCCGCAACTGTCTGAAGACTTCGTTATCGGTGCAACTGATCCTTCACTAGATTCAGATGATGCCGATTGGCATGTCTCTTCCACTGGTACTCGCTACCGTTTTGAAACCTGGCTGCGCCAAAAGGACTAA
- a CDS encoding NF038396 family protein produces MKKYIGELKEHPEALFVLGYMLFPLLALAVAVLGFFMVLGGHKIFGLILLLVPAQIFIFAAVWAINNRKRLLEEK; encoded by the coding sequence ATGAAAAAATACATCGGTGAGCTCAAGGAGCATCCAGAGGCACTCTTCGTGCTCGGCTACATGCTTTTTCCATTGCTCGCGTTAGCTGTCGCTGTCCTCGGGTTCTTCATGGTGCTCGGTGGGCACAAGATCTTCGGTTTGATCCTGCTCTTGGTCCCCGCCCAGATCTTCATCTTTGCCGCGGTGTGGGCCATTAACAACCGCAAGCGACTGCTTGAGGAAAAGTAA
- a CDS encoding GTP pyrophosphokinase: MTQAFRLEFQRFMMEYQFAVDEILTKVSILREEFLYLHKYNPIEHITSRVKTPESIMRKMSQRNIHPSLTAIRENISDIAGVRITCSFVKDIYKVLNTLTAQNDIRVIQIKDYIKNPKPSGYKSVHAIVEIPVFLSDGPVNVVVELQIRTIAQDFWASLEHKIFYKYEGEVPAHLASELAEAAAVATKLDMQMQRLHTEVHGHDANHENAHGQEVDADIIQGLFMLAKEASSGKDHHEKNESK; encoded by the coding sequence ATGACTCAGGCATTCAGACTTGAGTTCCAGCGATTCATGATGGAATATCAGTTTGCCGTCGACGAGATTCTGACGAAGGTCTCAATTCTTCGCGAAGAGTTTCTCTACTTACACAAATACAATCCCATTGAGCACATCACCTCCCGAGTGAAGACTCCGGAGAGCATCATGCGCAAGATGAGCCAGAGAAATATCCATCCGTCACTCACAGCCATTAGGGAGAACATCAGTGATATCGCTGGTGTTCGCATTACTTGTAGTTTTGTGAAGGATATCTACAAAGTTCTCAATACTTTGACGGCGCAGAATGACATCCGCGTTATCCAGATCAAGGATTACATCAAGAATCCGAAACCCAGCGGTTACAAGAGTGTGCATGCCATCGTTGAAATCCCGGTCTTCCTCTCAGATGGACCGGTAAATGTCGTTGTTGAGCTACAGATTCGTACTATTGCTCAAGACTTTTGGGCCAGCTTGGAACACAAGATTTTCTACAAGTATGAGGGCGAAGTTCCAGCGCACTTGGCTTCGGAACTGGCTGAGGCAGCAGCGGTTGCCACCAAGCTTGATATGCAAATGCAACGCCTACACACCGAAGTGCACGGCCACGACGCCAATCACGAAAACGCTCACGGTCAAGAAGTAGATGCCGATATCATTCAAGGACTCTTCATGCTCGCCAAGGAGGCATCCTCAGGCAAGGATCATCACGAGAAAAATGAGTCGAAGTAA
- a CDS encoding GNAT family N-acetyltransferase — MQELSLHKLRHSDIDLFEENFQSRAGASEYQWFGFWDTNKLRTRLEQDQFIGSHDGALAVRLGERTIGKVDWFTVNSWGRPNTSACWEIAIGLFAKYRGQGYGTVAQRLLVEYLFTHYPRHRLQATTAAENLAEQRVLEKLGFTREGVIRQSQWRGGAWHDQVIYSLLRHEFSDEM; from the coding sequence ATGCAAGAACTCTCCCTACACAAATTGCGTCACTCGGACATCGACTTATTCGAGGAAAATTTCCAGTCACGCGCTGGCGCCAGCGAATACCAATGGTTCGGGTTTTGGGATACCAACAAATTACGCACGCGTCTGGAGCAGGACCAATTCATTGGAAGCCATGATGGGGCCTTGGCCGTACGCCTAGGGGAGCGGACCATCGGCAAAGTTGACTGGTTTACCGTGAACAGCTGGGGACGCCCGAACACCTCGGCCTGCTGGGAAATTGCCATAGGACTCTTTGCGAAGTATCGCGGTCAAGGCTATGGGACTGTGGCTCAGCGGCTACTGGTTGAATACCTTTTTACGCACTACCCCCGCCATCGGTTACAGGCTACGACAGCGGCAGAAAACTTGGCCGAACAGCGCGTTTTGGAGAAACTCGGATTCACTCGCGAGGGAGTGATCAGGCAGTCACAGTGGCGTGGTGGTGCATGGCATGATCAAGTCATCTACTCGTTACTTCGCCACGAATTCTCCGATGAGATGTAA
- a CDS encoding MaoC family dehydratase N-terminal domain-containing protein has protein sequence MGINPELVGRVFPANQSYQVGREKIREFAQATKATSPAHFDVQAAKELGYSDVVAPPTFAIIVAQRADAQLIADPASGIDFSRVVHADQRFTHHRPIVAGDELVAELHVDQVREMGAGAMITTRAEIATVDGEKVATTISSLLVRAED, from the coding sequence ATGGGCATCAATCCCGAACTGGTAGGGCGCGTATTCCCTGCCAACCAGTCCTACCAAGTAGGACGCGAGAAGATCCGCGAATTCGCTCAGGCAACCAAAGCCACCTCGCCAGCTCACTTCGACGTACAGGCAGCCAAAGAGCTTGGATACAGTGACGTGGTGGCACCGCCAACCTTCGCCATAATTGTCGCTCAGCGAGCCGACGCACAGCTCATCGCCGACCCAGCTTCTGGCATCGATTTCTCCCGCGTGGTCCACGCCGACCAGCGCTTCACCCACCACCGTCCGATTGTGGCAGGCGACGAACTAGTGGCCGAATTACATGTGGATCAGGTTCGCGAAATGGGTGCCGGTGCCATGATCACCACCCGCGCAGAAATTGCTACCGTGGACGGCGAAAAGGTCGCCACCACCATTTCATCGTTACTGGTAAGGGCTGAGGACTAA
- a CDS encoding MaoC family dehydratase, with product MIDFETLEKGTVIGSHTVQVNRADLVRYAGASGDFNPIHWNERFAKEVELPSVIAHGMFTMGSVIDLVSTWVGNPGAVIDYQTRFTKPVVVEDPEGSNPSEAEGTSIFVEGKVGALDSEKRTARIDLAVTANDSKVLLKCQAVVQL from the coding sequence ATGATCGATTTCGAGACACTTGAAAAGGGAACTGTCATCGGTTCCCACACGGTTCAGGTCAACCGTGCAGACCTTGTCCGATACGCTGGCGCATCAGGGGACTTCAACCCTATTCACTGGAATGAGCGCTTCGCCAAGGAAGTAGAACTTCCTTCAGTGATCGCCCACGGCATGTTCACCATGGGCTCTGTCATTGACTTGGTTTCTACCTGGGTAGGCAACCCTGGGGCCGTCATCGACTATCAGACCCGCTTCACCAAGCCCGTCGTTGTAGAAGACCCTGAAGGTAGCAATCCCAGTGAGGCTGAAGGCACCAGCATCTTTGTTGAAGGCAAAGTTGGAGCACTAGACAGCGAAAAGCGTACCGCTCGCATTGACTTGGCTGTCACCGCCAATGACAGCAAGGTATTGCTCAAGTGCCAGGCAGTGGTGCAACTCTAA
- a CDS encoding DUF2797 domain-containing protein, producing MDLASVSRQLCHGISFSQHEPAPMLRLRTGENWNTEYLELNRSLNLEVGDLKFCLGYITMNRDGSRNVLPCPKNKALRTGTQCESCRRLDHSKFMHHFHKTGEAPEGMRKYLEQPHFLYIASFAHGATKVGTTSTQSQWTRLAQQGAVIARYIARANDGTAIRVLEDLVTEHVGLSQQVRQKSKIKGLVGWELDHQQLDTINEQAANQARDFLATQRGLENYGVQLLDQLWEQPSFARPVIEAWDTRSLHAWSSTVPGSRHTLRIRGVLGQSIMADSGEGTTLRLLDAAELKTREVDLSEEHGEFQEEQSALF from the coding sequence ATGGATCTCGCTAGCGTTTCTCGGCAACTCTGCCACGGCATCAGCTTCTCACAACACGAGCCAGCGCCAATGCTCCGGCTACGCACAGGGGAGAACTGGAATACCGAATACCTAGAGCTGAATCGCAGCCTGAACTTAGAAGTCGGCGACCTAAAGTTCTGCCTGGGCTACATCACCATGAACCGCGATGGTTCACGCAACGTATTGCCATGCCCCAAAAACAAGGCCTTACGCACCGGAACCCAGTGTGAGAGTTGTCGTAGGCTGGACCATTCCAAATTCATGCATCACTTCCACAAGACCGGTGAAGCACCTGAAGGTATGCGTAAGTATTTGGAGCAGCCACACTTCTTGTACATTGCCAGCTTCGCCCACGGCGCCACCAAGGTAGGAACCACCTCAACGCAAAGCCAATGGACCCGACTTGCACAACAAGGAGCGGTTATTGCCCGCTACATTGCTCGCGCGAATGATGGTACGGCCATCCGCGTACTGGAAGATTTAGTCACCGAGCATGTTGGACTCAGCCAGCAGGTGCGACAAAAATCTAAGATCAAGGGACTAGTGGGCTGGGAATTGGATCACCAGCAACTAGATACCATCAACGAACAGGCAGCCAATCAGGCACGCGATTTTTTGGCCACCCAACGAGGCCTGGAAAACTATGGTGTTCAGCTACTTGATCAGCTCTGGGAACAACCAAGCTTCGCCCGCCCAGTCATCGAGGCATGGGATACCCGCAGCCTGCATGCTTGGTCCTCGACCGTGCCTGGATCTCGACACACGTTGCGTATTCGCGGCGTGCTAGGGCAAAGCATCATGGCCGATAGCGGGGAAGGTACGACCTTGCGCCTGCTTGATGCCGCCGAGCTTAAAACCCGCGAAGTAGACCTGAGTGAAGAACACGGTGAGTTTCAGGAAGAACAATCCGCGTTGTTCTAG
- a CDS encoding UDP-N-acetylmuramate dehydrogenase — protein sequence MLKNLTTTRVGGPAQQLITATSEAELAQAVASADQNGQNVLLIGGGSNLVINDEGYPGVAIQIATRGLHLSEQPSGSVLLRAAAGESWDSTVEFSLVQGLSGLEALSGIPGCTGATPVQNVGAYGADVSQSLAWVRVYDRQTSQVLKMDNAQLEFAYRDSIIKRTSPNGSPRYVVLEVAFLLERDSLSAPIRYAELARRLGVEAGERADAHLVRQNVLDLRRSKGMVFDPKDADSHSTGSFFTNPIVEASVLERLPENAPNYPVAQEGMVKLSAAWLIDQAGFGKGYGLEGTAGYEVAEGRASLSTKHTLAITNRGDATADDIVAIARAVRAGVQERFGITLVNEPLLIGLSL from the coding sequence ATGCTGAAGAATCTGACGACAACCCGAGTTGGTGGCCCAGCGCAGCAGCTGATCACCGCAACGAGCGAAGCCGAGCTGGCCCAAGCGGTCGCTTCCGCAGATCAAAACGGCCAGAATGTTCTGCTCATCGGCGGTGGCTCCAACTTGGTGATCAACGATGAGGGATATCCAGGGGTAGCCATCCAAATCGCTACTCGTGGACTACACCTAAGCGAACAGCCCTCCGGCAGTGTCTTGCTTCGGGCAGCAGCCGGGGAAAGCTGGGACAGTACCGTTGAATTCAGCCTCGTTCAGGGCCTGAGTGGCCTTGAAGCCCTCTCCGGCATCCCCGGGTGCACCGGTGCAACGCCAGTACAGAACGTGGGCGCTTATGGGGCAGATGTTTCCCAGAGTTTGGCATGGGTGCGGGTCTATGACCGACAAACCAGCCAGGTACTCAAAATGGATAACGCGCAATTGGAATTCGCTTACCGCGATTCGATCATCAAACGAACCAGCCCCAACGGTTCACCGCGCTATGTGGTGCTGGAGGTAGCTTTCCTCCTTGAACGCGATAGCCTGTCTGCGCCGATCCGTTACGCGGAACTTGCCCGACGCTTAGGAGTGGAAGCTGGAGAACGCGCCGATGCGCACCTGGTTCGACAGAACGTGCTTGATCTTCGCCGCTCCAAGGGCATGGTGTTTGATCCGAAGGATGCCGACTCGCATTCCACTGGTTCTTTCTTCACCAACCCGATCGTTGAGGCCTCGGTACTTGAGCGCCTCCCGGAAAATGCTCCAAACTACCCGGTGGCTCAAGAAGGCATGGTGAAGCTGTCTGCCGCCTGGCTCATTGATCAAGCAGGATTCGGCAAGGGCTACGGTCTTGAAGGCACCGCTGGCTACGAAGTGGCAGAGGGCCGTGCTTCACTGTCCACCAAGCACACCCTGGCTATTACTAATCGCGGTGATGCCACGGCTGATGATATCGTCGCGATTGCTCGCGCGGTGCGCGCCGGAGTGCAGGAACGCTTTGGAATTACACTGGTCAACGAGCCGCTCTTGATCGGCCTTTCGCTCTAG
- the thiC gene encoding phosphomethylpyrimidine synthase ThiC has protein sequence MEQFEQHSAHSLAFRESEGISVPVTQISLADSPNGQPNEPVQVYRTSGPGSEPTQGLRPFRESWILDRGDVETYAGRERNLHDDGRSAVRRGTASEEWAGRAAPPFRAANGATVTQMHYARAGIITPEMRYVALREECDVELVRSELAAGRAIIPSNINHPESEPMIIGKAFLVKINANIGNSAVTSSIAEEVSKLQWATKWGADTVMDLSTGDDIHTTREWIIRNSPVPIGTVPIYQALEKVDGEANALTWEIFRDTVIEQCEQGVDYMTIHAGVLLRYVPLTANRVTGIVSRGGSIMAGWCLAHHQENFLYTHFDELCEIFAQYDVAFSLGDGLRPGSIADANDAAQFAELDTLAELTKRAWKYDVQVMVEGPGHIPFHLVRENVERQQELCDGAPFYTLGPLVTDVAPGYDHITSAIGATEIARYGTAMLCYVTPKEHLGLPNRDDVKTGVITYKIAAHAADLAKGHPGASARDDALSKARFEFRWNDQFSLSLDPVTAQEFHDETLPAEPAKTAHFCSMCGPKFCSMRISQDIRDEYGSAEAQAALAGMAQKSREFIESGGKVYLGDEIPVGSTAP, from the coding sequence ATGGAACAATTTGAACAGCATTCTGCCCACTCTCTCGCGTTCCGCGAATCCGAGGGTATTTCAGTTCCGGTCACGCAAATTTCTCTTGCGGACTCCCCCAACGGCCAGCCCAACGAACCGGTGCAGGTATATCGCACCAGTGGGCCGGGCAGCGAACCAACACAGGGGCTGAGACCTTTTCGAGAATCTTGGATTCTTGACCGAGGCGATGTTGAAACCTATGCGGGGCGCGAACGAAACCTGCATGACGACGGTCGCTCAGCGGTCCGTCGCGGTACCGCAAGCGAGGAATGGGCTGGAAGAGCCGCTCCCCCGTTCCGGGCCGCTAATGGGGCTACGGTGACTCAAATGCACTACGCACGTGCTGGCATCATCACGCCCGAAATGCGTTACGTTGCACTGCGCGAAGAATGCGATGTGGAACTGGTGCGTAGCGAACTCGCTGCCGGAAGAGCGATTATTCCTTCGAATATCAATCATCCGGAGTCCGAGCCAATGATCATTGGCAAAGCGTTCTTGGTAAAGATCAACGCGAACATCGGTAACTCGGCGGTGACGAGCTCGATTGCCGAAGAAGTCTCCAAATTGCAGTGGGCCACCAAATGGGGCGCAGACACGGTCATGGATCTATCTACCGGAGATGACATCCACACCACTCGCGAATGGATTATCCGTAACTCTCCAGTGCCGATCGGCACCGTACCGATCTACCAGGCTCTGGAAAAAGTCGATGGTGAAGCAAACGCACTGACCTGGGAGATTTTCCGCGACACCGTCATCGAGCAGTGCGAACAGGGCGTGGACTATATGACCATCCATGCCGGGGTGCTCTTGCGTTATGTCCCGCTGACCGCCAACCGAGTTACCGGCATCGTTTCGCGCGGTGGATCGATTATGGCCGGATGGTGCTTAGCTCACCATCAAGAGAATTTTCTCTACACGCACTTTGATGAACTGTGTGAAATTTTTGCCCAGTACGATGTCGCTTTCTCCTTAGGCGACGGACTACGCCCAGGATCTATCGCGGATGCCAATGATGCGGCGCAATTCGCTGAGCTAGATACCCTTGCTGAATTGACGAAGCGTGCGTGGAAGTACGACGTGCAGGTCATGGTCGAAGGACCTGGGCACATTCCTTTCCACTTGGTCCGAGAGAATGTAGAGCGTCAGCAGGAGCTGTGTGACGGGGCGCCGTTCTATACGCTGGGTCCCCTAGTCACCGACGTTGCTCCGGGCTATGACCACATCACCAGCGCCATTGGAGCCACAGAGATCGCTCGGTATGGCACGGCCATGCTGTGTTATGTCACTCCTAAAGAACATCTTGGATTGCCCAACCGCGACGATGTCAAAACCGGTGTGATCACCTACAAGATCGCGGCTCATGCGGCAGATCTAGCCAAGGGCCACCCCGGGGCTAGTGCCCGTGATGATGCTCTGAGCAAAGCACGTTTCGAGTTCCGCTGGAATGATCAATTCTCATTGAGTCTGGATCCTGTGACTGCGCAGGAATTCCATGACGAGACGTTGCCTGCAGAACCAGCCAAAACGGCACACTTCTGCTCCATGTGTGGTCCTAAGTTCTGCTCAATGCGCATCTCGCAAGACATTCGTGATGAGTATGGGTCAGCGGAAGCTCAGGCCGCTCTCGCAGGGATGGCACAGAAGAGCCGAGAGTTTATTGAAAGCGGCGGAAAAGTATATCTCGGAGACGAGATTCCGGTAGGCAGCACGGCCCCGTAG